Proteins from a genomic interval of Verrucomicrobiales bacterium:
- a CDS encoding sulfite oxidase-like oxidoreductase, with protein sequence MKDDYIARKERWARKQAGQAPPTERSVERLPPGQRQVHNFPTLDLGIQPEIPPEKWELKIHGQVENPVTLSWQDFLALPQFADVSDFHCVTTWSQFDMAWKGVAFFTLADLVRPKPAATHVFFKSYDGYSTNNPLEACLDDDVLVAHTWNDRPLSKEHGGPARVILPKRYAWKGAKWVREITFLDRDILGFWELRGYSNTADPWTDDRFSAPPTE encoded by the coding sequence ATGAAGGATGACTACATCGCCCGAAAAGAGCGGTGGGCGAGAAAACAGGCCGGCCAGGCCCCGCCTACAGAGCGCTCGGTCGAACGGCTCCCGCCCGGCCAACGCCAGGTCCATAATTTTCCCACGCTCGACCTCGGCATCCAACCCGAGATCCCTCCGGAGAAGTGGGAGCTCAAAATCCATGGCCAAGTCGAAAACCCCGTCACACTGAGCTGGCAGGACTTCCTGGCGTTGCCCCAGTTTGCCGATGTGAGCGACTTTCACTGCGTTACTACCTGGAGCCAATTCGACATGGCCTGGAAAGGGGTCGCCTTTTTTACCCTGGCAGACCTCGTGCGGCCCAAACCCGCCGCAACTCACGTCTTTTTCAAAAGCTACGATGGCTACTCCACCAACAACCCGCTCGAAGCCTGCCTCGATGACGATGTGCTGGTCGCTCATACATGGAATGACCGTCCTCTGTCCAAGGAGCATGGGGGTCCCGCCCGGGTCATCCTGCCGAAAAGATATGCCTGGAAAGGCGCAAAATGGGTGCGGGAGATCACCTTCTTAGACCGCGACATCCTCGGGTTCTGGGAACTGCGCGGCTACTCCAACACTGCTGATCCCTGGACCGATGATCGCTTCTCCGCACCCCCGACCGAATAA
- a CDS encoding cysteine desulfurase has translation MGSLRTIYLDYNATTPLDPGVRDAMLPFLDSVFGNPSSVHHVGRQARSVLDDSRDRLAKLFSCKPSEIVFTSGGTESNNLAILGTARLLKSKGRHLITSQVEHHAVLHPMDYLERHEGFEITRLQVDSEGRVDPERLAASIRSDTILVSIQAANNEIGTLQPVAALGTLCRGKGVLFHTDAVQWMGKCPFSSIADFGADLVSVCSHKFHGPKGVGLLYIRSPLLPDPILFGGAHENERRAGTENLPGIVGLVQALEQFVPVPVFDPARLCPLTDRLRTTVAELGHLGVVLRSPRTGCLPNTVAFTVPQADSMTLMANLDLEGICASSGSACSAGSLEPSHVIRAIADPGSLQDGLVRFSLGRETASSDIDWVTERLSSLIERSQLSE, from the coding sequence ATGGGGTCGCTGCGCACTATTTATCTCGATTATAACGCCACTACTCCGCTCGACCCGGGTGTGCGCGACGCCATGCTTCCCTTCCTGGACTCGGTGTTCGGGAACCCGTCCAGCGTGCATCACGTCGGCCGACAAGCCCGCTCCGTACTGGATGACTCGCGCGATCGCCTTGCCAAACTGTTCTCCTGCAAGCCCAGTGAAATCGTCTTCACGAGCGGTGGAACTGAGAGCAACAACCTGGCAATTCTCGGCACGGCTCGACTCCTGAAATCAAAAGGCCGCCATCTCATCACTTCCCAAGTCGAGCACCATGCGGTACTCCATCCCATGGACTATCTCGAACGGCATGAGGGATTCGAGATCACCCGGCTTCAGGTGGACTCCGAAGGTCGCGTGGACCCTGAGCGACTCGCGGCGTCCATTCGATCCGATACCATCCTGGTCTCCATCCAGGCCGCCAATAACGAGATCGGCACCCTTCAACCGGTCGCGGCTCTCGGGACCCTTTGTCGCGGGAAAGGTGTTCTTTTCCATACCGATGCCGTCCAGTGGATGGGCAAATGTCCCTTTTCCTCCATCGCAGACTTCGGGGCCGACCTGGTTTCCGTCTGTTCCCACAAGTTCCATGGCCCCAAGGGAGTAGGACTCCTTTACATCCGCTCACCGCTCCTGCCCGACCCCATCCTCTTCGGTGGAGCGCACGAGAATGAGCGCCGAGCGGGAACGGAAAACCTGCCCGGGATAGTTGGCTTGGTGCAGGCACTGGAGCAGTTTGTGCCGGTTCCGGTATTCGATCCTGCACGTTTGTGCCCGTTGACCGACCGCTTGCGGACCACCGTCGCCGAGCTTGGTCACCTCGGAGTCGTGCTGCGCAGCCCACGAACCGGTTGTCTGCCCAATACAGTGGCCTTCACCGTCCCGCAGGCCGATAGCATGACTTTGATGGCCAATTTGGATTTAGAAGGCATTTGCGCGTCGAGCGGGTCAGCCTGTTCCGCTGGTTCCTTGGAGCCATCACATGTGATTCGTGCCATCGCCGACCCAGGATCGCTCCAGGACGGTCTCGTCCGGTTCTCACTTGGCCGTGAAACTGCTAGCTCTGACATCGACTGGGTGACCGAGCGTCTTTCCAGCCTAATCGAACGTTCACAACTCTCTGAGTAG
- the dnaN gene encoding DNA polymerase III subunit beta: protein MNLSIAKDQLLAGLQSVQNIVSTRTTLPVLSNVLLRAEQDRLALTATDLDVTISCAVAATVKVPGSTTVPVKKLFTIVRELSASEIELETDDKHTTSVRSGASFFKIRGLGAEEFPAMPKFQEDRKVEIAQDKLRTMLKRTSFATSSDESRYVLNGIFFSLKEQKLTLVATDGRRLAMAEEEAEVGERSQGDFIVPSKAVNELGRLLQEQGQVVLFIGENQACFTLKDDKGSSATIITKLIEGNYPNYRQVIPGEAKERIALGREDFLHALRRAEIMTSEKQNSVKLAFTKNNLAISANSPDIGEAQESMAINYKGRDISIAFNPGYLIDPLNALNNDEVFLDLIDELSPGVVKINGPFLYVVMPMRLS from the coding sequence ATGAATCTGTCCATCGCGAAGGATCAGTTGCTCGCTGGCCTGCAGTCGGTCCAGAACATCGTGAGCACCCGCACCACGTTGCCGGTGCTCTCTAACGTCCTGCTCCGTGCGGAGCAAGATCGGCTGGCTCTCACCGCTACCGATCTGGACGTCACGATCTCTTGTGCCGTTGCCGCCACCGTGAAAGTCCCCGGCTCCACCACAGTGCCGGTGAAGAAGCTTTTCACCATCGTCCGCGAGCTCAGTGCATCTGAGATCGAGCTTGAGACCGACGATAAGCACACGACCAGCGTTCGTTCAGGGGCTTCTTTCTTCAAGATCCGTGGACTGGGTGCCGAAGAGTTCCCCGCCATGCCGAAATTCCAGGAGGATCGCAAAGTCGAAATCGCTCAGGACAAGCTGCGCACGATGCTGAAGCGAACCTCCTTTGCCACCTCCTCGGATGAAAGCCGCTACGTCCTCAACGGAATCTTCTTCAGTCTCAAGGAGCAGAAGCTGACGTTGGTCGCTACAGATGGACGCCGCTTGGCCATGGCCGAGGAAGAGGCCGAGGTCGGCGAACGCAGCCAGGGTGACTTCATCGTGCCTAGCAAAGCCGTCAATGAGCTGGGCCGGTTGCTCCAGGAGCAGGGACAGGTGGTCCTGTTCATCGGAGAAAATCAGGCCTGCTTCACCTTGAAGGATGACAAGGGCTCCAGCGCCACCATCATCACCAAGCTGATCGAAGGCAACTACCCGAACTATCGCCAAGTGATCCCCGGCGAGGCCAAGGAGCGAATCGCACTCGGACGAGAAGACTTCCTGCATGCGTTGCGTCGCGCGGAGATCATGACGAGCGAGAAGCAGAACTCCGTGAAGCTGGCCTTCACCAAGAACAACCTCGCCATCAGTGCCAATTCTCCGGACATCGGCGAAGCCCAAGAATCGATGGCCATCAACTACAAAGGTCGCGATATCAGCATCGCGTTCAATCCAGGCTATCTCATCGATCCCCTGAATGCCTTGAACAACGACGAGGTCTTTTTGGATCTGATCGATGAACTCAGCCCTGGAGTGGTCAAAATCAACGGGCCGTTTCTCTATGTGGTGATGCCCATGCGGCTCAGCTGA
- a CDS encoding cupin domain-containing protein — protein sequence MMPERIQELAALSATGSLECPDAMLWARLLEEGNPIAWRELAANRQTLAALAIAQCPPRSPAATLKDRILARAGAEAHPPERDIRPSLRYLRKGEGAWLPTPAPGLRIKLLSLDPARNYALLYAEIEAGVGYPSHHHSAGEEIYVLTGDLRVNGVTLQAGDFHHADRDSHHEETLSLSGCTALLLVPADSLGLPQLTVDRE from the coding sequence ATGATGCCAGAACGCATTCAAGAACTTGCCGCCCTCAGCGCCACGGGGTCGCTCGAGTGCCCTGACGCCATGTTGTGGGCTCGGCTGCTGGAGGAAGGCAACCCGATTGCCTGGCGGGAGTTGGCAGCCAATCGCCAGACTCTGGCCGCCTTGGCGATCGCCCAATGCCCACCCCGATCGCCCGCGGCCACGCTGAAGGACCGGATACTCGCCCGGGCCGGGGCTGAGGCTCACCCCCCAGAGCGCGACATCCGCCCATCGTTGCGATACCTGCGGAAGGGCGAAGGCGCCTGGCTTCCCACGCCGGCCCCGGGATTGCGAATAAAGCTTCTCTCGCTGGATCCGGCTCGCAATTACGCCCTGCTCTACGCTGAGATCGAGGCTGGAGTCGGCTACCCATCTCATCATCATTCTGCGGGTGAGGAGATCTATGTGCTGACCGGCGATCTGCGGGTTAATGGAGTTACGTTGCAAGCGGGTGACTTCCATCACGCGGACCGCGATAGCCACCACGAGGAAACCCTGTCGTTGAGCGGCTGCACCGCCTTGCTCCTCGTGCCAGCCGATTCGCTAGGGCTCCCGCAGTTGACCGTCGATCGTGAGTAG
- a CDS encoding sigma-70 family RNA polymerase sigma factor, producing MRCRSEAKPGEPKPASLAATVSETVQREIILLERIGRQDSDALAELYDRFAPILFGLAYRMLNEEAEAEDVLQDVFLKVWEKAVVYDARLGTPVAWLITLTRNRAADRLRSVTRRSRILELLRLDDEAIHRTEAPSPSRSAITQETALAMQEALKRLPQDQRQAIEMAFLGGLSQSEIAAELNEPLGTIKARIRRGMLSLRHHLPPEWQATEQNWGMGAESQPSGLDQTK from the coding sequence ATGCGATGCCGGTCTGAGGCTAAACCTGGCGAACCAAAGCCGGCTTCGTTGGCAGCCACCGTGTCCGAAACCGTCCAACGCGAAATTATCCTGCTGGAGCGCATCGGTCGCCAAGATAGCGATGCGCTGGCGGAGCTGTATGATCGCTTCGCACCCATTTTGTTCGGTCTGGCGTATCGAATGCTCAACGAGGAAGCGGAGGCGGAGGACGTGTTGCAGGATGTTTTCCTGAAAGTGTGGGAGAAAGCCGTGGTTTATGATGCGCGACTGGGGACCCCGGTCGCCTGGTTAATCACGCTGACCCGCAACCGAGCGGCTGACCGGCTGCGGAGCGTGACGCGTCGGAGTCGGATTCTGGAGCTGCTCCGCCTGGATGACGAGGCGATCCATCGGACAGAGGCACCCTCCCCCTCGCGATCAGCCATTACGCAGGAGACGGCGCTGGCGATGCAAGAGGCTTTGAAGCGGCTTCCCCAGGACCAGCGCCAGGCGATAGAGATGGCCTTCCTCGGAGGGCTGTCGCAGTCGGAAATTGCAGCGGAGCTCAACGAGCCGCTGGGAACCATCAAGGCGCGGATTCGACGCGGGATGTTGAGCCTGCGCCACCATCTGCCGCCGGAATGGCAAGCCACGGAGCAGAACTGGGGAATGGGGGCAGAATCTCAGCCGAGCGGGCTCGACCAAACCAAGTAG
- a CDS encoding DUF4331 domain-containing protein: MKPTTLPLLLTSAGLSLAAVSSSVLASSHREAPTITSTPKMDCTDFYAFNSYEAGRSNYVTLIANYIPLQDAYGGPNYFSMATNAIYEIHIDNTGDAVEDITFQFSFNQRYNAISLPIGPEGNRRTNAIPLIIAGQVTKDSLGAINVQEQYTMVLVRGPRREPVSWFPVFNPRTGRLDFDKPLDNIGNKTLPDYDSYANQYIYEFAIPGCPDKGRVFVGQRKDPFVVNLGETFDLINISTSPLGPVDANKDSLADKNVTSICLEIPKSCLVVGDKPTIGAWTTSSFITTGGKFTQVSRLGMPLVNEVVIGLPDKDRFNTSEPKNDLQFIDYVTHPTLPALIELLYGAAGAKAPAVPRTDLVAAFATGLDGLNANGSVGEMQRLNTSVPAKPAAEQKNLAALAGDIAGFPNGRRPGDDVVDIALRVVMGALVPDAPNQAVPFTDGAYVDATFFDEKFPYLRTPLKGSPNDPTINILLKAAAKVNGPFENAKGAKWDEASQTLSADKLPTAEGFYKLQADGKVSVGTVEVDGDKVKLGLK, encoded by the coding sequence ATGAAACCAACCACACTACCGCTACTGCTCACTTCGGCCGGACTCAGTCTGGCTGCCGTCTCGAGTTCGGTTCTCGCGTCGAGCCATCGCGAAGCGCCGACGATCACGAGCACCCCCAAAATGGATTGCACCGATTTCTACGCCTTCAACAGCTATGAAGCGGGACGTTCCAACTACGTCACCCTGATCGCCAATTACATCCCCTTGCAAGATGCCTATGGCGGGCCCAACTACTTCAGCATGGCCACCAACGCCATCTACGAGATCCATATCGACAACACTGGCGACGCCGTTGAGGACATCACCTTCCAGTTTAGCTTCAATCAGCGATACAACGCCATCAGCCTGCCGATCGGCCCTGAAGGAAATCGCCGCACCAATGCCATCCCATTGATCATCGCCGGCCAAGTGACCAAGGACAGTCTCGGCGCCATCAACGTTCAGGAGCAGTACACCATGGTTCTGGTGCGCGGCCCTCGGCGCGAGCCGGTTTCCTGGTTCCCGGTGTTCAACCCGCGCACCGGGCGGCTCGATTTCGACAAGCCTCTCGACAATATCGGAAATAAAACCCTCCCCGATTATGACAGCTACGCCAACCAATACATCTATGAGTTCGCGATCCCCGGCTGCCCCGACAAGGGCCGGGTGTTCGTTGGACAGCGCAAGGATCCCTTCGTGGTCAACCTGGGAGAGACCTTCGATTTGATCAATATCTCGACGAGCCCGCTTGGCCCGGTCGACGCCAATAAGGACAGTCTCGCCGACAAGAATGTCACGTCCATCTGCCTCGAGATTCCCAAGAGCTGCCTCGTCGTGGGCGACAAGCCCACCATCGGAGCTTGGACCACTTCCAGCTTCATTACCACGGGCGGAAAATTTACTCAGGTCTCCCGCCTGGGCATGCCCCTCGTGAATGAGGTCGTCATCGGGCTGCCCGATAAGGATCGCTTCAACACGAGTGAGCCCAAAAATGATCTCCAATTCATCGATTACGTGACCCACCCAACCCTCCCCGCCCTGATCGAGCTGCTCTATGGCGCAGCGGGAGCGAAGGCCCCGGCCGTGCCTCGCACCGATCTGGTTGCGGCCTTCGCGACGGGCTTGGACGGCCTGAACGCCAATGGGAGTGTTGGCGAGATGCAGCGACTCAACACCTCGGTGCCGGCAAAGCCGGCAGCTGAGCAGAAGAACTTGGCGGCCCTCGCCGGAGACATCGCCGGTTTCCCCAACGGCCGTCGCCCGGGTGATGATGTCGTTGATATCGCGCTGCGCGTCGTCATGGGCGCTCTCGTTCCGGATGCTCCCAACCAGGCCGTTCCCTTCACCGATGGAGCCTATGTGGACGCCACGTTCTTCGACGAGAAGTTCCCTTACCTGCGCACTCCGCTCAAGGGCTCGCCGAATGACCCGACCATCAACATTCTTCTCAAGGCCGCGGCAAAAGTGAACGGCCCGTTTGAGAACGCCAAGGGTGCCAAGTGGGATGAGGCCAGCCAAACCTTGTCTGCCGACAAACTCCCCACCGCCGAGGGTTTTTACAAACTCCAAGCGGACGGTAAGGTTAGCGTTGGAACCGTCGAGGTCGATGGTGACAAGGTTAAGCTCGGTCTGAAATGA
- a CDS encoding HupE/UreJ family protein: protein MWLWALLSWVCSVPSAVAHQASDSYLSLTWTNQTWVGRLDLAIRDLDAVFGLDLDVNGSVTWGELKAGEPDLADYVLTNVTFVADGRSLVPPALELMVDDHDGAGFAVWSFVLPLKEVPKNLDVRYVCIFEVDALHRAFVKVDREGTISTAMLSPAENTHRFEFPAGAGSEAGVSDRSAGFVREGVFHIWTGYDHVLFLLALLIPAVLQRSDGRWQPVPALRPAFWSVFKTVTAFTVAHSITLTLAAFGLIHLSPRLVEPIIAASVVLAAANNLYPVFHERGWIVAFAFGLIHGFGFAGVLEGLDLSGMSLAWPLLGFNLGVELGQAAIVLLFVPLAFALRHTGWYRWIGLRLGSAAIVLLASIWFVQRVTGGP, encoded by the coding sequence ATGTGGCTTTGGGCTCTGCTGAGCTGGGTCTGCTCCGTCCCTTCCGCGGTCGCCCATCAGGCCAGCGACTCGTACCTGAGCCTCACCTGGACCAATCAAACCTGGGTCGGTCGCCTCGATCTCGCCATCCGGGACCTCGACGCCGTCTTCGGTCTCGATCTGGACGTCAATGGCTCGGTCACGTGGGGTGAGCTGAAAGCCGGCGAACCGGACCTTGCCGACTATGTGCTCACCAATGTGACCTTCGTCGCCGACGGCCGAAGCCTCGTGCCGCCGGCTTTGGAACTGATGGTCGATGACCACGATGGCGCGGGATTCGCCGTGTGGAGCTTTGTCCTGCCGTTAAAGGAAGTGCCCAAGAACCTCGACGTGCGTTACGTTTGCATTTTTGAGGTCGACGCCCTCCATCGGGCCTTTGTGAAGGTCGACCGCGAGGGAACCATCTCGACCGCGATGCTGAGCCCGGCCGAGAACACCCACCGATTCGAGTTCCCTGCTGGGGCCGGCAGTGAGGCGGGGGTGAGTGACCGGTCCGCAGGCTTTGTTCGCGAGGGTGTGTTCCACATCTGGACGGGATATGACCATGTTCTCTTCCTTCTCGCGCTGCTGATTCCTGCCGTGTTGCAGCGTTCGGACGGCCGGTGGCAGCCCGTGCCTGCCTTGCGGCCTGCCTTCTGGAGCGTGTTCAAAACCGTGACCGCCTTCACCGTGGCTCACTCGATCACTCTCACCCTGGCGGCCTTCGGTCTGATTCATTTGTCCCCCCGACTGGTGGAGCCCATCATCGCCGCGAGCGTGGTTTTGGCCGCGGCCAATAATCTTTATCCGGTGTTCCATGAACGGGGGTGGATCGTGGCCTTTGCGTTCGGTTTGATCCACGGTTTTGGCTTTGCGGGTGTCTTGGAAGGATTAGACCTTTCAGGAATGTCGCTGGCCTGGCCTTTGCTCGGGTTCAATCTCGGCGTGGAGCTGGGTCAGGCTGCCATTGTGCTCTTGTTCGTTCCCCTGGCGTTTGCTCTGCGGCACACCGGCTGGTACCGCTGGATAGGTCTACGCCTCGGATCCGCTGCGATCGTTTTGTTGGCTTCGATCTGGTTCGTGCAACGGGTGACCGGGGGTCCTTAG
- a CDS encoding Gfo/Idh/MocA family oxidoreductase translates to MSNSLHTLRAGVIGTGFIGPVHIEALKRLGVQVTAICGSTASATATAKRWGIPEVYGDYDYRAMYRSPNVDVVHITSPNKVHVKQSLAALAAGKHVVCEKPLGMNTRETGKLVEVVEKAGKRGPVFAVNYMCRFFPAVLQARAMVQRGDLGKIIHVQGHFFQDWLLQETDYNWRLLASEGGKLRAVGDIGTHWIDAVSFILGAKVESTFAHLETFHKTRLRPKGEVKTFAKVDPKTMVSYKVDTEDFGSLLLKFGRAKHGFADGVHANASISQVAAGWKCSLAFGIYGTKGSLRWDLQQPNEMVVGRRDEPNQILQRGTAGFSEDVAGFTDYPGGHPEGFPDSHKMHYRAVYEHIASGRKTPVLFATAADGHHEVRLCEAILRSSRAKSWVKV, encoded by the coding sequence ATGAGCAACTCGCTACACACCCTGCGTGCCGGAGTCATCGGCACTGGGTTTATCGGCCCAGTCCACATCGAAGCCCTTAAACGCCTCGGGGTCCAGGTGACGGCCATCTGCGGCTCCACTGCCTCGGCCACTGCCACGGCCAAGAGGTGGGGAATACCGGAAGTCTATGGTGATTACGACTATCGGGCGATGTATCGGTCGCCCAATGTGGATGTAGTTCACATTACCTCGCCGAACAAAGTGCACGTGAAACAATCTCTGGCCGCACTTGCCGCCGGCAAACATGTGGTCTGCGAGAAGCCCCTGGGCATGAACACTCGGGAAACCGGGAAGCTCGTAGAGGTGGTGGAGAAGGCGGGCAAGCGCGGACCGGTGTTTGCCGTCAATTACATGTGCCGTTTCTTTCCTGCAGTCCTGCAGGCGCGAGCGATGGTTCAGCGCGGCGACTTGGGGAAGATCATCCATGTGCAAGGGCATTTCTTCCAAGACTGGCTGCTGCAGGAGACCGATTACAACTGGCGGCTGCTCGCCAGTGAAGGCGGCAAGCTACGAGCGGTAGGTGACATCGGCACGCATTGGATCGACGCCGTCTCGTTCATCTTGGGCGCCAAGGTCGAGTCGACCTTCGCTCATTTGGAAACCTTCCACAAAACCCGACTTCGTCCCAAGGGCGAGGTGAAGACCTTCGCCAAGGTCGATCCCAAGACCATGGTATCCTACAAAGTGGACACCGAAGATTTCGGCAGCTTGCTGTTGAAGTTCGGGCGGGCGAAGCACGGCTTTGCGGATGGTGTGCACGCGAACGCGTCGATCTCCCAAGTGGCCGCAGGCTGGAAGTGCAGCCTGGCGTTCGGGATTTATGGGACTAAGGGGAGTCTGCGTTGGGATCTCCAGCAGCCGAACGAAATGGTCGTTGGCCGTCGTGACGAGCCTAATCAGATCCTGCAGCGGGGCACCGCCGGATTCAGCGAAGACGTGGCCGGATTCACCGATTATCCAGGCGGGCATCCGGAAGGGTTTCCGGACAGTCACAAGATGCACTACCGCGCGGTGTATGAGCACATCGCCAGCGGACGCAAGACCCCGGTCCTGTTCGCTACTGCAGCGGATGGCCATCACGAGGTTCGCCTCTGCGAAGCCATCCTGCGCAGCAGTCGCGCGAAGAGCTGGGTAAAAGTGTAG
- a CDS encoding Na+:solute symporter, with translation MKLQLIDWLIVAGSLLICFVPALFFGKRAGKSTSEFFASGRSVPWWLAGLSMVATTFSSDTPNLVTDIVRRQGVAGNWVWWAYVLTGMATVFLYARLWRRSEVMTDLEFYELRYSGKAASVVRGFRSIYLGLFFNCMIMASVNLAACKIANLLFGMPRWQTLLACGVLNVAFAAHSGLWGVLVIDMIQFFIKMTAVIAAAYFAVKHVGGLDVMVQKLSAPMLAPDGKTTLEYLNVLPDFTNNADLALAIFIMPIAIQWWATWYPGAEPGGGSYMAQRMLASKSEKDSLGSVLFFNLAHYVLRPWPWILVGLCSLIVYPQLSDIQKAFPNLDPSLLGHDIAYPAMLTLLPAGFIGLMVGGLIAANSSTILTHLNWGGSYLVHDFYRRFMKRDGTEGHYVLIGRITTLGLFLASSAVVYLLDSAKDSFDIMLQIGAGTGLLYLLRWFWWRITAWCEVVAMISSFGTSVALLILKKQYQWEMSTHGALIATIVITTFCWVLTAYVGPKTDRETLVKFYRKVRPAGPGWNTIRREAGMTEAEGAARGENIPLALLGCSAGCAMIWSSLFAVGNFLYGRMLLAWTLTAVFLVTGSLLLWVVNRLWAREEGAEARQKQ, from the coding sequence ATGAAACTACAATTGATCGACTGGCTGATAGTGGCGGGGTCCCTACTGATCTGCTTCGTTCCCGCTCTGTTCTTCGGCAAACGCGCCGGCAAAAGCACCTCAGAGTTTTTCGCGTCGGGGCGATCCGTGCCCTGGTGGCTGGCTGGTCTGTCGATGGTCGCCACGACATTCAGCAGTGACACTCCCAACTTGGTCACGGACATCGTTCGGCGTCAGGGGGTCGCTGGAAACTGGGTTTGGTGGGCATATGTCCTGACGGGGATGGCGACGGTATTTCTCTACGCTCGGCTGTGGCGGCGGTCGGAAGTGATGACGGATCTGGAGTTTTACGAACTCCGTTACTCGGGTAAGGCGGCGAGTGTGGTGCGAGGTTTCCGGTCCATTTATCTCGGGCTGTTCTTCAACTGCATGATCATGGCGTCGGTGAACTTGGCGGCCTGTAAGATCGCGAATCTGTTGTTCGGGATGCCACGCTGGCAAACGCTGCTGGCCTGTGGGGTCTTGAACGTGGCTTTCGCAGCCCACTCTGGCCTCTGGGGGGTGCTGGTCATCGATATGATCCAGTTCTTCATCAAGATGACGGCGGTGATCGCAGCAGCGTATTTCGCAGTTAAGCACGTCGGCGGGCTGGACGTCATGGTGCAGAAGCTGTCGGCCCCGATGCTAGCTCCGGACGGCAAGACCACCCTCGAGTACCTCAACGTGCTCCCGGATTTCACCAACAACGCAGATCTGGCTTTGGCGATCTTTATCATGCCGATCGCGATCCAATGGTGGGCGACCTGGTATCCCGGCGCGGAGCCGGGAGGCGGCAGCTACATGGCTCAGCGCATGCTGGCATCCAAGTCGGAAAAGGATTCGCTGGGATCTGTGCTGTTTTTCAATCTCGCGCACTATGTGTTGAGGCCCTGGCCCTGGATTCTGGTTGGGCTCTGCTCCCTGATTGTCTATCCCCAACTGTCCGACATTCAAAAGGCGTTCCCGAACCTGGACCCATCGCTACTGGGACACGACATCGCCTACCCGGCCATGTTGACCCTCTTACCCGCTGGCTTCATCGGCTTGATGGTGGGAGGCCTGATTGCCGCCAACTCGTCCACCATTCTGACCCACCTCAACTGGGGAGGCTCCTACCTGGTCCATGACTTCTACCGACGCTTCATGAAACGGGATGGCACTGAGGGCCACTATGTGCTGATCGGACGCATCACCACCCTTGGGCTATTCCTGGCATCCTCAGCGGTGGTCTACCTGCTCGATTCCGCCAAGGACTCCTTCGACATCATGTTGCAAATCGGTGCGGGGACGGGGTTGCTCTATTTGTTGCGCTGGTTTTGGTGGCGAATCACCGCCTGGTGTGAGGTGGTGGCCATGATCAGCTCCTTCGGCACCTCCGTCGCGCTGCTGATTCTCAAGAAGCAGTATCAGTGGGAAATGAGCACTCACGGAGCGCTGATCGCCACGATCGTGATCACCACGTTCTGCTGGGTGCTGACGGCCTATGTCGGGCCCAAGACGGATCGAGAAACGTTGGTCAAGTTCTACCGCAAGGTCCGGCCGGCGGGTCCGGGGTGGAATACGATTCGCCGTGAGGCTGGTATGACCGAAGCCGAGGGCGCCGCGCGCGGCGAGAACATTCCTCTGGCGCTGTTGGGCTGCTCGGCCGGGTGTGCCATGATTTGGTCGTCGCTGTTTGCAGTCGGGAATTTTTTATACGGAAGAATGCTCCTGGCCTGGACATTGACAGCGGTGTTCTTAGTCACAGGTTCGCTATTGTTGTGGGTGGTGAATCGATTGTGGGCGAGGGAGGAGGGGGCGGAAGCGCGCCAGAAACAGTAG